The genomic segment ACTGCAGGTGATGTCAcctgattttttatttattttactatCAGCACTTGCGAGACGCAGGCATGACCTGCTAACCGCAGGTGATGTTTGTGCTTTTACAACGTACCTAAATCATATTTCGAATCTTCTTGTTTTGATACTTGCTCGGACACCTCAACCTTTgctcaaatcaactcaaaaatTACGGAAACTTTGTGAATTAGTCAAAAATAATCTACTAAGCtattctaaaaaagaaaatttcaaaaacgacttaaaattttgaaaacgatgggttgcctcccaccaagcgcttgatttaacgtcgcggcacgacggttaccaactttaccacttttccttccatttggaagatatgaatttgcgccccaactttgaatcaagattcCGGTGATGCTCGTGAGGTGGTGGTAGACAGCAAAGAGGTCAACTCTCGAGTATTGTATTTTGCACTTTTTGGCCTTTAAGTGAGGAATGTCAATTTGTCGTTTTGGCATGGCAAACTTCAAAATGAAAAcactttgttcttcatctcCACAATCCTCCATAGACTCGGTTAGTTCAACTTCTATTTCACCACCCAAGcataatgttgaaaaatggttgGAATGCGGTCTAAGAAGCTCTATTTTCAAATTCGCTCCATTTTTTACATCCTCACCCACAAATAAACTAGAGTCTTTAAAAATTATGTCATGAACTCTTCCATTCAACTCTAGTATCATTTCTAGAATCTCCGCATCTTGCATTATTTTTGGGTTGGTCGGTTGGCTATTCACCATTAGTCCTTGAAAGTCAATCTTGACCTCTTCTNNNNNNNNNNNNNNNNNNNNNNNNNNNNNNNNNNNNNNNNNNNNNNNNNNNNNNNNNNNNNNNNNNNNNNNNNNNNNNNNNNNNNNNNNNNNNNNNNNNNAACCACAAATTCCAATTCTAtgtcatgggtcggataattatTTTCATGAGTCTTAAGCTGTCTAGACGCATAAGAAACAACCCTACTATgttgcattaagacacatccgaaaccaactcctgaagcatcacaataaaccacgaacccttcggttccttcTGGTAGCGTCAAAAGCTGAGCCGAAGTtgtctcttcttcaactcttcaagcttcgctcacaagcatcccattgaaacttaacctttttccaGTCCCGGCTTAGTCAACTTGGAGCGAGAAataggaaaatccttctacgaaagCTCTTATAATAGCCCGCGCATCCAGAAATCTCTATAAGAATTGAGGTGGAGTCTCAGGCCATTCCCTTAAGGCATCATCTTAGAATCAACTTTTAACACCTTACCCGAGATCCCATGGCCTAAGAACGCCCTTAAGTTAAGCGAAAGCTCACACTTtaagaattttgcaaaaagttcGCGATCTTTAAGTCTGTACACTATTCTAAGATGTTACGCATGATCGGCActacgggaatacaccaaaatatcatcaatgaagacaatgacgaataaatcgagataaggcttgaagaccctgttcataagATCTATGAAAGAAGCTGGCatatttgtcaacccaaatgacataataacaaattcaaaatgaccataacgggttctAAAAGCGGTCTTCGGAATATAAaattccttaacctttaactaaCTGAtttgaggtcaatcttggaataacattaGGCACcttgaagttggtcaaataagtcatctattctgggAAGAGGGTACCTGTTCTTGATGGTGACTTTTTTCAACTGGTGGTAGCAATACACATGcgtaaggaaccatccttctttcggacaaacaaaaCTTGCTCTTCTTCAAGTTGAACCACTTCTTCACTTTCACAATTTTCGTTGTGGTCACAAGAATTATCGGGTTGatctttcaaatttgaaatctcttcttcaaccaatTCATTTTGAGTGAGAAGTAGACACTTCCATGACAATTGAGGCATTGGCATCCTCAAATGAATCATTCGTTCTTTTCATAGCTTCTCCATTTTCTAAAATGGATTGTTGGACGAGTTTTCCTCTTCCTCTATTTTAGCTTCTCGATCTAAGTATGTTTGGAACATTGCCATGATGCCTTCAAATCCAGAACTTTGTCCTTCACTTGCCATGTCATTGTTCTTATCAAACTCAAAAACACAACTAGCATTTTCGTTAGAACAACTTAGGGGAGGGGGAGCAAAATAATTGGGACAATCACCCCAATGTCCACCTTGACCACCACCTATATCGCAAGTATTTCCATCATAGAATTTAGATGGTGCACATCTCTTTCTACCCGAGCATTTCACAATCTTGCCAAAAGTGGGTCCTCCACGGTATGGACACGGTCATCAAAATATGGGTTGCAACCATCAGTCCCATTTTCATTCCATGATGCCATAGTGACAcaagtacaaaaataaaaaaaaccaaCACAAAGAAACACGGAAAATCACAAACAcatattcacaagtttggaccaaagcaaGCAAGCTTAAATACCAAACTAACCCAAATATCCCAAattgttccccggcaacggTGCCAAAATTGATAatgtccaaatccactcctcaaagagaaagtttACACAGTCGTCGCAATATagtttacccaactatgagtcgggttcgaatccacagggaacaatataaaggcgatttaaacaagtaaggaattatcaccaactaagctaagccaaacattttttcaacatttgatttttggtataacaactaacaaagataaaactaactagaaagcgaGTAAAATGGTCAATGGCTacaagtatggatacaaaggaaattacgctcaagtaacgatccaaatatatttcacgattttacaactaataGTGAGTTTATACTAATTAGATAATGATatctaaaatctcatcaaaagtctctccaccaaatcaatgaatttcactctaagctttctcaagccttagagtgtgatattaagcacaatcaatataatctcaagtaacttttctatctatagctcaagttattagatgggttttaaagccccaaattcttgttaattagtCTTTCTCAACCTCAATCTTCCTCTCTCGAgttcaaatcgaagtaaatgggtgggtcttagggttagctaatcccttaaaaaacattaaagaacaagattaattaaaacaacaaagaTCCActttaatagaaataaaaatcattcaatacataagcatagcaagagatttcatccaactttacaaatgaatattttcataaacaagattaaagttatggaataaaattctacacacttagatatataATTCAAAgtaaggaattgaagaaagggttaagaaatttattattaaagtgctccaatcttctcctccaatggtGTGGTTGATGAACCCTAACTCTCCAAGACTTGtatgaaatggccaaagatgaacgACAATGCAAATGATAAGtcggtaaaataccaacttatcatttGCATCGTCGTTCTTAGCCTTTCTCTTGCTGGCCTTAACAGATTTAACAGTTTGCTTCGCCTGCGAGCAGGTACTTCTAATGCTTTCCTGTTTAAGAGGAGCAACAGGGGTCTCAAAATCATCGTCTTCATTAACATTATTACCACGACGATTACTTGAACACATTTTTGCACACACCTACTGAAAAGACTGATAAAAGATGAAGATGAGGATCATAAAGCAATTTGAAATCTCAAGAATGAGGatcataaaaaatgaagatgCCAAAAAAGCTCACGGGAACAATCACCATCTGAAATCAACACAAAAAAGCAACTAAAATAGTGCATGCAAGTCAAGTATACTCCTATTAGCTTAGAAAATCACAACCAACATACCctaaataataccaaaattaAACCCTAAACCAAACTAAAAACACTTTAAAAAGCAAAATCAGATACCTTAACTCAAAATCAAATAGAAATTGGCTACTGTTGAAGACCCTAATAAAAGGGAAGAAGAAGCTTATTCAATTGTAAAAGACAAATGCTACTGTGAAGGCACTGATAAAAGAGAAAACGAAAACGAAGCACAAAATTAGAACAACAATGGCGGAAAGAAATtgagaaggaggagaagaaaaCTTACTTCGTTGGGAGAGATTTTAGCAAGTGGGAGTTGCTTCACTGAGAAGTGTAGAGAAAGGAAGAGTGTTGTTCGCATGAGGAGAGAGTGTTTTATCTTATTTCATTTTGTCTGAAATTGGGCCATTTCGGGTAAGAACCTTAAATATGGGCCATTTCGGGTAAATAATAGGCCCAAAGAGTCACACAATATTATTTTCCCTTGAAATAATTATAGGTTATTTTCGGTCTCCATTTACATGTcatattctttttaatttgtaccgaaaattgttatatttttttagaaataatttaaataatttaactttaaatccCTATTTTATCCATTATGGGATACATTTATAGCCACACATTTATAGCCACTCAAATGTTGTAttttgttttagatcacaaattttaaaaatatttctttattttttaaattccgtGCCTCATCGAACACTGTCAAATAAATATACATTGTCTCTTTTGATGACATGGAAAACCAACATGGCATATGTACTTTATGAGAAAATATTCATAAGTTGAAAGATTTTGTAgtaacaaaaattaatttacGACTTTAGAAGAAAAACATGTAAGTTTGACGACAACTTGAGAAGTTCTCTGACATTATCTTGATATTTatacaagaacaacaacatcacCAACCCAAAGGTAATTTCATAAATGGGGTTACAATAAGTTTTCTTGGGATCACCTAGAATTGTCTGAATACTCCTAAAAAATTTCCCTCGAAATATATGTAACCCTTGTTTGTATACCCATCGAACGTTATCATAAACGTTATTTTCTATGACAACTTTCTGtcatattatttcatttttctcatttgcaAATTACTAtagtttttctttgattttaaaaattttattccAAGTTTTTGAAGTTTTAATTTCTGATTTATTCAATATTTCGGTCATTATCGATACAGCCCATCTATCTTTGAGATTGGAAATCTGTTTTCCTAAAAggttttatcttctttttttttttttttttttttgaatttctagtTAACATATATACAATTTCAAGATTTCCAGTCAGGATCCATGTGATATTTCAGAAGTAGTTTCAAGTATTCTTCGAATCCTTAGGCAGCTATAGATTGCATGTCGTTGTGCCTTGTTGTCAACAGGGGCACGAACAATCTTAAAGTATTGTTTCGTGTATTTTCGAACCTTCGCGTTTAAAATCCCGTTGAATGACTGTGATTCGGGGAATTTGGAGACGTTCGGTTCACGAACTGGAAACATATCTCCTTTGCGAGCTCCTCAATTTGATCCGGTCCACCATGCTTGGGACATTGCCATAATTTTCACATTGAGATTCTGAttagaaccttttttttttgttcgttTAATTGTGtcatatattttaaaagaaaatctatATTTACTCAGGTTCTCAATTTAACCATTTATGTTGGCTTCCAAATTGAGtagtttctccttttttttttcttttttttttttaaatggtaaaaaaaaaaaaactagggaCTAATCTTCACCTTTTTTTATTCTGTCAGTGAAGGAAACAAGATTTGGGTTTGGGTAATGAGTTGGGTTCTGTGTTGGGTTAAATTAATTTGGGATGAATTTTAATTTGGTGGGACCCGTTACTGATGTGAACCTCTAATTGGAGACCACGTGTACAAGcctaatattttaaaactagTCATTTGAGTTGTTAACTGTAAGTGGCATAGATGAAACATTTCGGTGACGGCAATGGCGTAATTAGAGCCCAACTATTAACGAGTGTCACGAATGAGCCACTTCTGATAGTTCGATGCCATATTTAAGCTTTTTCCCTAATTTCAAAGGCCTCGCTTCAGGTTTGGCTTCGTAACACTAACCTACCTCGTGGTTTACGGTATTACGTTTACCTTCCttattatgaatttttttgaacCGATTCTATtaacatacatatcataaatataaaaaaatcaaaagttgAGGAATTTACACTCACTATTACAGTCTATTATTTAACAAATGCTTTAAGAATGAATTGCAATCTTTAGAACATTAGGTTTTGTATTAACATTGTTGCGAGAATGGGGTGATAATCGTGTGATACACTTCTAACGATATTATTCTTTTGTCAAAGGACGTTTCAAATGGGTTAATACATTTAGGTGTTAAACGTCATATGATATGGCATGCCACATTAAATAGTGACTTTTGTGCAATATGAATAGTGATTTTTGTGCATTGAACTTCTATTTTGataatttgtaaataataaaaaagtagAATAGTTGCTTTTGTGCAATGAAACTTAACTTGGAGTCACCAatgaaatttttcccaaaatgaagttgtattttctaaattagtttaattttgagaaaattatactGTATGTTCATTGGGACAACAATGCTACTAAAATtgatccattttttttaattcttacaaaaaatacccaaacttttctctctctcgcTCTCTCTGTCTCTacctttgtatatatgtttgtatatgttggtaTAACTGTCTGTAtctatttgtatatatttatatattttgggctatGTTTCGTAATGTaagttttggttttttttttttttttgcaatatcAGTGACCAACTTATTAACTCTATTAAGTCACTTGAAAGCAATTacaagtaatttttttatttatataacaAACACGGATTAACATAACTTGCAAAAGATGGTAAGAAACCTATTCCAACCGAGAGAACTACAAAATCTTTTAAACTCTCAGtttgtataaattttaaacTCTCAGTTTGTATAAATCCACTCCCTTTTAAATTGAGgaaatatatgttatttcataaaatatcaaaattaagcAAAAGCAATAAAGATCACGTTCACCAGAAGATAAGACGCACaaatagagaaaatgaaaatttgtttGAAATGGTTTAGTCATGTTTGACGTAAACATCCAAATATATTAGTACCCATTTACATGTGAAACTAGGGGTGCAATTCACGGAAAACtgaaaaatcaaaccaaatcgaaaatcgaatcaaactgaagaaaaaaaattcacactttttggtttgatttgattttggtttttcattttataaaccgacaaaatttgatttgattttaatttaaccaaaccgacaatataAATATCGATCTAAAAATTATAGATgcatatatctatatctatctatattatattaaaagcaggAAACTCCtaacttaaaagttaaaatacTAAATTACCTCTACcccattaaaattattttaaacagAGTTTTTTCCCCTAAAAGGTGTTACCCATTCTAATTAGTAACTAATTAACCTTTCTAATTACTAAAAGCTGTGTCCGTTGGCAGATTCTACAATTTGAAACCCCTTGAAAAATTCTATGCATAAAACATTTTGACGTTCAGTGATACTATTTTCAACCTACAAAACCCAAGCAATTCTTCTGAGACCAAATCCAAACACATAAATTAAGAGAAAACCGTTTTCTAACAGAAATGTCTGGTATCAAACAGTCTAAAGAAACCAAGATTTGGTACGAAAGGAAGATTAATAGAGTACTCTACAACCAACGATTGGTAACGAAAGTTTGGATTTTTATCAAAACGTGGCAAATGGTGGAActcaatgaaaattttgaagtgTTGTAGATCGCGCAAAATGATTCGTGGCTTTATAATAAATTTTAGTCCAATTTTTCCTTTATCCAGAGATTCAACACCTCATTACACCTATTTGGTGTCGTCaatgaaaaaaatttcttgGAAAACAAATAAGGGAAGAATATTTGTGTTCTATATTTAGTTCATAATCGTACAAACAAGGAGATGTGATCAATTTTAACTTTTTGCATCGTCCCAGATATAGAAGTCCAAACCCAATATCCAAGAAGGAAGTGCAAAAATCTAgttctactttcttctttttaactttttactctttctaatttatgaaattttgcTTTTACATATTTTAGGATAGATGTTCACTTTATAtgattacacacacacacactagttGTATTTGACCCGTGCTAAGTCCGGGTCCATACTACATTAAATTTATACTtcgtaacttttttttttcctagctattctttctttttgcatTATTTTTATAACATTATATTAGCTACAAAGAAAGTTCGATAATATctcaatatttttaaattattaaattatataaaaaaacttGCAAGTTAAAAAACAACATTTTTCTTATAGTATACTTTagactttctttttattttcaaacaaatgcATGCACCAAGgcttttctcttctttattttaatgaaagtttttgaTAGTAAAATCTTTTACTTTATCTAAGTAAGGTAAAAGATTACAATATCTAAGTATTATTGAAAATATTTGATGCTACAAATTAGTGTATGATAACGTCAATGAAGtaacttataaataaagatagcatttaaaatcaaataattaaaagtcttgATACAGCAAAACACTTTTACAGATattccttcaaattaaatcatactaaaatatttgaaaagttaataaaatcatttattcttcttaatttaatatttctttttccttaaaaaatgcatattaagaaatgatgttttttttaatttaatacatCTTTTTAGGAAATCtatgttgttattttttaaacatGGATGGAACATTAGTATTTCATGTTTAACTTAAccattttttcctaaattataTGAAACATTGATTATCCTATCTTTTGCCATAACATtgcccactttgtgggattaaaCTGTTGTTGTTTGTATATCTTGGTATATCACAACTAGATCTTTAATTTATTGCACAAAAACAAATTCATTGTAagaaaacttttatttttttattttttttatgttcctTGAAAATGGCTAAATTCTTAGATGATGCATataaatttttggagaaagtaCATATATAACTTGATCAGGTTTatatctctttcttttctcaaaTAGGCTTAATTGATTTGGTATTGTTATGCTAGAAAATAGTCAATTTAATATGTGCTTGAATGTCTATTTAAataaaaaccaacaaaaaaaaaaaaagccgacAAAAATCGAAACAATGAAAAACCGACTTAATTGATTCTAAGATTTGAGAAACCGAATAAATTAATTTGATCCTCTTTTAAAAGATAACAAACTCAAaacgaaccatgaacacccctatgTGAAACCATGGTAACTCAAGGCAGATTCAAAAGGAAACAAGGTAAAAGCTGAAACACGAGAAATAGTTGTACGAAAAGATCTATAATCTGTCTAAATCCAAacaaattaaatttaacaaaaagcAGAACAAAGTACATTACTccctcaaaataaaaaagagcgTCCGCtcatcaaatcaagaaagaaataaccttatttttttatatttgcctctattaagtgttatgtgatcaaatctcattgcctatttaattaggggcaaTTTAAAttgcctatttttgtgtattttcttaaggggtgtgcaaatggctaagtgaacACTATTTTTGATACGGAGAGAGTAGTAGAATCCATACAAGCTACAAACTGGTTAACATAATTAGCAAGTCGAGTTTGTATTGtcaattgaaatttaaaaaaaaaaaaaaaaaaaaaaaaaacttataaaatGATAGTGATACTTAAAGATTTgtacatttaatttttttgtttgaaaattttttCACTCACTACTTTGGGTAATTTTTGTACAAAATCTTTctgaaaaaaatacattttatttGCTTTCTCGAAAGgtttttcttaaaaagaaaaagtaaaatgcCAACACAATTACATTGTTTTCAGTTGTAACCACAAGACGAGATCAACTGAGGATCTTAACATTGACTTGGTGAGCAACAAAGAAAACACGGAGACAGTGATATGAATTATTATGACAGGTGTTATTCAAAGTGTATGTATTTAAATGTTTCGATcttctgctttttttttttcctcacttGTCAGACAGAAGGAAAACAAAGTAGCTGTCtgttaataagaaaataatacaataaaacTTATCAAGATATTGCTAATAACTAAAAATAGTCCTTCATCAAACTAAAGTAACAGTATTAAATTTCGCGACGTGCATTGTTGTACTAATAAATCATTTACACTCctcaactttgctttaaaagtCAAATTCCTTCCTCAACTTTAAACAATGGACATGCTATCCCCTTTATCCTACTTGACTTTTTTAAATGCCTATTTTATCCTTACattatcagtttttttttttttttttacttctttaaaatcatgatattttcatttttttaatttatataacaaatttcttataaaaaataaatattttcttataggcgaagaaaaaagtaagaaatactaattgagtatataagttaataatgttctataataaaataaattagcagaataaacaaatttttttttaaaataatcaaaact from the Lycium ferocissimum isolate CSIRO_LF1 chromosome 11, AGI_CSIRO_Lferr_CH_V1, whole genome shotgun sequence genome contains:
- the LOC132037435 gene encoding uncharacterized protein LOC132037435; the encoded protein is MCSSNRRGNNVNEDDDFETPVAPLKQESIRSTCSQAKQTVKSVKASKRKAKNDDANDKLKNEKVLALAEKKVGEYYLEADEHFQTRISFHTNTEIVDDCR